In Chryseobacterium lactis, a single genomic region encodes these proteins:
- a CDS encoding thymidylate synthase: MQNYLDLLQHILDNGTDKTDRTGTGTRSVFGYQLRYDLSKGFPLVTTKKVHLKSIIYELLWFLKGDTNIKYLNDNGVSIWDEWANENGDLGPVYGAQWRSWNGADGKVVDQITEVIDQIKKNPDSRRLIVSAWNVAEIPNMALAPCHALFQFYVADGKLSLQLYQRSADVFLGVPFNIASYALLLMMVAQVCDLEVGDYVHSFGDVHIYNNHFEQVNKQLSRDTRPLPVMKLNPEIKDIFDFDFEDFTLENYDPHPGIKAPVAI; the protein is encoded by the coding sequence ATGCAAAATTACCTGGATCTTTTACAACATATTTTAGACAACGGAACCGATAAAACCGATAGAACCGGCACTGGTACCAGAAGTGTATTCGGTTATCAGCTAAGATATGATTTGTCAAAAGGCTTTCCTTTGGTAACGACTAAAAAAGTGCATTTGAAATCCATTATTTACGAATTACTTTGGTTCTTGAAAGGTGATACTAACATCAAATATCTTAATGATAATGGCGTAAGTATATGGGATGAATGGGCTAATGAAAATGGTGACCTGGGGCCTGTTTATGGTGCCCAGTGGAGAAGCTGGAATGGGGCAGACGGAAAAGTGGTGGATCAGATTACAGAAGTTATTGATCAGATTAAAAAAAATCCAGATTCCAGAAGATTAATTGTATCCGCATGGAACGTTGCGGAAATTCCAAATATGGCTTTGGCTCCTTGTCATGCTTTATTTCAGTTTTATGTAGCTGATGGAAAACTGTCGTTGCAGCTTTATCAGAGAAGTGCTGATGTGTTCCTTGGAGTTCCGTTTAATATTGCCAGTTATGCATTATTATTGATGATGGTAGCACAGGTTTGTGATCTTGAAGTAGGAGATTATGTTCATAGCTTTGGAGATGTTCATATTTACAATAATCACTTTGAGCAGGTGAACAAACAGCTTTCAAGAGATACAAGGCCACTTCCTGTCATGAAACTTAATCCGGAGATCAAGGATATTTTCGATTTTGATTTTGAAGACTTTACACTGGAAAACTATGACCCGCATCCGGGAATCAAGGCTCCTGTAGCGATTTAA
- a CDS encoding alpha-amylase family glycosyl hydrolase — protein MKKLILLAIIGLGIVSCTTQKNTRKMTQLPKDWKHTTNIYEVNIRQYTQEGTFKAFAKEMPRLKSMGIQTLWLMPITPIAQQNKKGSLGSPYAAADYTSINPEFGTLQDFKDLVNEAHRLGFTIIIDWVANHTGWDHVWTKTHPEFYLKDPDGKFHIASGMDDIIELDYKNQEMRLAMIDAMKFWVQETNIDGFRCDLASWVEVDFWQQARPEVEKVKPLFWLGEFDELESPEYGKVFDASYSWKWMHKSADYYKKNEPLQELKDLLVQYSNIGDASMRAWFTSNHDENSWNGTEYEKYAVIAKPMAVFSATWNGIPLLYSGQELPNMKRLEFFEKDVIKWTNTYQVADFYKTLLELKSSNPALRGGDPNVTTYFLNTTANDKILAYIRKNGNDEVLVVLNMSKEPVSFSIEDQQLSGTFKNVFEKNRRNFDEGKDFNFKVSDYAVFEK, from the coding sequence ATGAAAAAATTAATTTTATTAGCCATTATTGGTCTGGGAATTGTTTCCTGTACCACTCAAAAAAATACCAGGAAGATGACACAATTGCCAAAAGATTGGAAACATACTACAAATATCTACGAAGTCAATATCAGACAATATACCCAGGAAGGAACTTTCAAAGCATTTGCAAAAGAAATGCCCCGCCTGAAATCAATGGGAATACAAACACTTTGGTTAATGCCCATTACCCCCATTGCCCAGCAAAATAAAAAAGGAAGTCTGGGAAGTCCATATGCAGCAGCAGATTATACCTCAATTAACCCTGAGTTTGGAACTTTGCAGGATTTTAAAGATCTGGTGAATGAAGCTCACAGATTAGGCTTTACGATTATTATCGACTGGGTGGCCAATCATACAGGTTGGGATCATGTATGGACGAAAACACATCCTGAATTCTATTTAAAAGATCCGGACGGGAAATTTCATATTGCCTCAGGAATGGATGATATCATAGAACTGGATTATAAAAATCAGGAAATGCGTCTGGCAATGATCGATGCCATGAAATTCTGGGTGCAGGAAACCAATATTGACGGTTTCAGATGTGATCTGGCTTCCTGGGTTGAAGTTGATTTCTGGCAGCAGGCACGTCCTGAAGTGGAAAAAGTGAAACCTCTTTTCTGGTTGGGAGAGTTTGATGAACTGGAAAGTCCGGAATATGGAAAAGTATTTGATGCCAGCTATTCCTGGAAATGGATGCATAAATCAGCAGATTATTACAAAAAAAATGAACCTCTTCAGGAATTAAAAGACCTGTTGGTACAATATTCCAATATCGGGGATGCCTCAATGAGAGCCTGGTTTACATCGAATCATGATGAAAATTCATGGAACGGAACAGAGTATGAAAAATATGCAGTGATTGCAAAACCTATGGCCGTATTTTCTGCAACATGGAACGGAATACCTCTTTTATATTCAGGACAGGAGCTTCCTAACATGAAAAGATTGGAGTTTTTTGAAAAAGATGTGATCAAATGGACCAATACCTATCAGGTAGCTGATTTTTATAAAACGTTATTAGAGTTAAAATCTTCCAATCCGGCCTTAAGAGGAGGAGATCCAAATGTTACAACCTACTTTTTGAATACAACAGCTAACGATAAAATTTTAGCTTACATAAGAAAAAATGGAAATGATGAGGTTTTAGTAGTCTTAAATATGTCAAAAGAACCTGTTAGTTTTAGTATTGAAGATCAACAGCTATCCGGAACTTTCAAAAATGTATTTGAAAAAAACAGACGAAATTTTGACGAAGGAAAAGATTTCAATTTCAAGGTGTCAGACTACGCGGTTTTTGAAAAATAA
- a CDS encoding IS1096 element passenger TnpR family protein, whose protein sequence is MVYKIRVILDAKEDIFRDIEVKGKQTLWNLHLGIKSAFSLQGDELSTFNLLEDDGTIVKSVPLEDMSDDGDGEIMSDVYIDEAFEAVGNKAQFQYGLLDLWEFFCELVEVIEETKGVNYPITVYRFGNVPLKAPSKNGSSGGSKKKSAMPLADDEFGFDDDFGASGNFSDEDDSFDDEEEEDYNDDVFDDEDDNDEER, encoded by the coding sequence ATGGTTTACAAAATCCGCGTAATATTAGATGCGAAAGAGGATATTTTCCGTGATATTGAAGTTAAGGGAAAACAAACATTATGGAACTTACATTTAGGAATTAAAAGTGCATTCAGTCTGCAGGGAGACGAGCTATCTACTTTTAATCTGTTAGAAGATGACGGTACGATAGTAAAAAGTGTTCCATTGGAAGATATGAGTGATGATGGCGATGGGGAGATTATGTCAGACGTATACATTGATGAAGCTTTCGAAGCAGTAGGTAACAAAGCTCAGTTCCAATATGGACTTCTTGATCTTTGGGAATTCTTCTGTGAGCTTGTTGAAGTTATTGAAGAAACAAAAGGGGTCAATTACCCGATCACAGTATACAGATTTGGAAATGTTCCTTTGAAGGCTCCTAGCAAAAACGGTAGCTCAGGAGGATCTAAAAAGAAATCAGCAATGCCTCTGGCAGATGATGAGTTTGGCTTTGATGACGATTTTGGAGCAAGTGGAAACTTCTCCGATGAAGATGACAGCTTTGATGATGAGGAAGAAGAAGACTACAACGATGACGTTTTCGATGATGAGGATGACAACGATGAGGAAAGATAG
- a CDS encoding sensor histidine kinase, translating into MKFYRLTLVAACLLTMVMLFLVVVFDSLKDIYYETPLFKTGLLICVLLIFAINFVVLELLFNYYGRKQVKGLSQILPQEIVQDNDENITIKQLGERFSDLNQQQVTEIDMMKEMESYRKEYIGNVSHELKTPLFSIQGYVETLRDGGVDNLTIRDKYLERIDQSVERLIAIVTDLDMINRLEAGEINLTVSKFDVNLLIEEIFDLLDLEAEKRNTTLQIQTLHPQIFVEADKQKISQVFINLISNAIHYANRQEAKVIVKTSVLKNKVLIEVIDNGMGIKSELLPRIFERFYRVETSRSRREGGSGLGLAIVKHILEAHNENITVESVYLEGTKFSFMLEKSK; encoded by the coding sequence TTGAAATTTTACAGACTTACCCTCGTTGCCGCTTGTTTATTAACAATGGTAATGCTTTTCTTAGTGGTCGTTTTCGATTCACTGAAAGATATCTATTACGAAACCCCTCTATTCAAGACGGGACTGTTAATATGTGTTTTGCTGATCTTTGCCATCAACTTTGTTGTATTGGAACTTCTTTTCAATTATTACGGAAGGAAGCAGGTGAAAGGCCTTTCCCAAATCCTTCCTCAGGAAATTGTTCAGGACAATGACGAAAATATTACCATCAAACAGCTTGGTGAAAGATTCTCTGATCTGAACCAGCAGCAGGTAACGGAAATCGACATGATGAAGGAAATGGAAAGCTACCGTAAAGAATATATTGGCAATGTTTCCCATGAACTGAAGACTCCTTTATTTTCGATTCAGGGATATGTAGAAACCCTAAGGGACGGTGGTGTAGATAACCTTACCATTCGTGATAAATACTTGGAAAGAATTGATCAGTCTGTTGAAAGGCTTATCGCCATTGTTACAGATCTTGATATGATCAATAGATTGGAAGCAGGAGAAATCAACCTTACTGTTTCAAAATTTGATGTGAATCTCCTCATTGAAGAAATTTTTGATCTGCTTGATCTTGAGGCTGAGAAACGAAATACTACCTTACAGATTCAAACCCTTCATCCACAGATTTTTGTAGAAGCAGATAAACAGAAGATTTCTCAGGTTTTCATCAACCTCATCTCCAACGCGATTCATTATGCCAACAGACAGGAAGCTAAAGTGATTGTAAAAACCAGTGTTTTAAAAAATAAAGTGCTGATTGAGGTCATAGACAACGGAATGGGAATCAAATCTGAATTGCTCCCAAGAATTTTTGAAAGATTCTACCGCGTAGAAACCAGCAGAAGCAGAAGAGAAGGCGGTTCCGGATTAGGATTGGCCATCGTAAAGCATATCCTTGAAGCTCATAACGAAAACATTACCGTTGAAAGCGTTTACCTTGAAGGGACGAAATTTAGTTTTATGCTTGAAAAAAGCAAATAA
- a CDS encoding response regulator, producing MSKKILLIDDELDILEILSYNLEKEGYDIHTATNGNEGIEKAKEIIPDLILLDVMMPEKDGIETCQELRKVKELQKTLIVFLSARSEEFSQLAGFQAGANDYIVKLIKPKILISKVNALLQLTSQVSDNAKLIEIGDLVIDKDNFRVSKSGQQFLLPKKEFDLLYLLASNTEKVFKREEILEKVWGNDVIVGERTIDVHIRRLREKLGINTIQTLKGIGYKLIV from the coding sequence ATGAGCAAAAAAATTCTTTTAATAGACGATGAACTGGACATTTTAGAGATTCTGTCTTACAATTTGGAAAAAGAAGGATATGATATCCATACCGCAACAAATGGTAATGAAGGTATAGAAAAAGCAAAGGAAATAATTCCGGACCTAATCCTACTAGATGTAATGATGCCTGAAAAAGATGGTATCGAGACCTGTCAGGAACTTCGTAAAGTGAAAGAACTTCAAAAAACACTTATTGTTTTCCTTTCCGCAAGAAGCGAAGAGTTTTCACAGTTGGCAGGCTTCCAGGCTGGTGCCAATGATTATATCGTAAAACTGATCAAACCGAAAATCCTTATCTCTAAAGTAAATGCATTATTACAGCTGACCTCTCAGGTTTCTGATAATGCTAAGCTGATTGAAATCGGTGATCTTGTCATTGATAAAGATAATTTCAGAGTTTCCAAAAGCGGACAGCAATTTCTCCTTCCTAAAAAAGAATTTGATCTGCTATACCTTTTGGCTTCCAATACTGAAAAAGTTTTCAAGAGAGAAGAGATTCTGGAAAAAGTTTGGGGGAACGATGTAATTGTAGGAGAGAGAACTATTGACGTTCACATCAGAAGGCTTAGAGAAAAACTAGGAATCAATACAATTCAGACATTAAAAGGGATTGGATATAAGCTGATCGTTTAA
- a CDS encoding TonB-dependent receptor domain-containing protein, which produces MKKQLHKSIVLLALFSAGYAFAQSQILEGRVLDEKDNTPIEGVKVKVNDQEVTTDISGYYSINLSPGTNYIITVSSNGYNRKEISEVIVKNDGNTHLDIVLDKPSAKEKEIEGVVIRSNARKETIASTIGLQKNAGVVSQVIGVEAIKRSPDRNTGEVLKRVSGVSLFDGKYIVVRGLSDRYNQAMLNGIQLSSTEPDRKTFSFDLFPANVIETLVINKTFIPEYTGEWAGGLIQVNTKDIPNKDFFNVQVGVGGNTATMGQEFFMQKGGKWDFVGIDDGTRKLPTNMPAKNAFSILTEAQKTEIGKGYTKNLGYNSVGYPENISLQLDGGFNTKVFGKDLGVIAVLNYSNSKRRTESTNRFFTINNQLADTNFDYFTEKYSNDVILGGMLNLSLKLNSNNKISLKNIITNNTVNHMSFRTGKDFEFDPINGTNIIAREIGFKQTTFYNSTLTGTHKIDALGGFTVNWYGSFGILDQYIPLLQRLQYNQYTDQPGSPYLALISNGLSQKSGSVFYSTLSDYLYNAGGDISKTFTLFGQKQTIKGGYLFQVKDRVYNSRPFSVRLERSNQGLLSQPFETIFNPENFGTDGRFTFDEIAGNQYRYIANTILNAGYLQFDNNFTPWLRAIWGLRVENFDQLVGSTKRSDDRFVNTRVTDFLPALNLTFKVNPKMNIRLAGSQTVVRPEFREVSPLAYYDFDLGATVIGNKSIERTKITSADLRWEFYPRNGEIISVAGFYKNFKKPIELYFNQSGVGTSNTFNYLNVDKADAYGIEAEFRKKLDFVSALRNFTLGGNFAYIKNRVTDEATKIDRPMQGQSPYTINLSLQYDAEKSGWSSTVLFNMIGRRILYVGNDQVPPIWEAPRPLLDFQVAKKIWNKKGEIKLNISDILNRRAKFYHDLNDNGKYDNKDALAIERVTGTNISLTLGYNF; this is translated from the coding sequence ATGAAAAAACAACTCCACAAGAGCATTGTGCTACTTGCCTTATTTTCTGCTGGCTATGCTTTTGCACAGAGCCAGATTTTGGAAGGTAGGGTATTGGACGAGAAAGATAACACCCCTATAGAAGGAGTAAAAGTAAAAGTAAATGATCAGGAAGTAACGACTGACATTTCCGGATACTACTCTATCAACCTTTCACCCGGTACCAACTATATCATAACGGTAAGCTCCAACGGATACAACAGAAAAGAGATCAGTGAGGTTATTGTAAAAAACGATGGCAATACTCACCTTGATATCGTTCTTGACAAACCATCTGCCAAAGAAAAGGAAATTGAGGGAGTTGTGATCAGATCAAACGCCAGAAAAGAAACCATAGCCTCTACCATCGGATTACAAAAAAATGCCGGAGTAGTTTCTCAGGTTATCGGAGTTGAAGCCATCAAAAGAAGTCCGGACAGAAACACAGGCGAAGTTCTGAAAAGAGTTTCAGGGGTAAGTTTATTTGACGGAAAATATATTGTAGTGAGAGGTCTGTCAGACCGTTATAATCAGGCTATGTTGAATGGTATTCAGTTATCAAGTACTGAGCCTGACAGAAAGACTTTCTCTTTCGACCTTTTCCCAGCCAACGTTATCGAAACGCTTGTCATCAACAAGACCTTCATTCCTGAATATACCGGTGAATGGGCAGGTGGATTAATCCAGGTGAATACGAAAGATATTCCTAATAAAGATTTCTTTAATGTACAAGTTGGTGTAGGAGGAAATACAGCAACCATGGGCCAGGAATTCTTCATGCAAAAAGGTGGAAAATGGGATTTTGTAGGAATTGATGATGGAACCAGAAAGCTACCAACCAATATGCCTGCAAAAAATGCTTTCAGTATTTTGACCGAGGCTCAGAAAACAGAAATCGGTAAAGGATACACAAAAAATCTTGGTTATAATAGTGTTGGTTATCCTGAGAACATCAGTTTACAGCTGGACGGAGGTTTCAATACCAAAGTTTTCGGAAAAGATTTGGGAGTGATTGCCGTTTTAAATTACAGCAACAGTAAAAGAAGAACTGAATCTACCAACCGTTTCTTTACCATCAACAACCAACTTGCCGATACCAACTTTGATTATTTTACTGAAAAATACAGCAATGATGTTATTCTGGGAGGGATGTTGAACCTTTCTTTAAAGCTTAACAGCAACAACAAAATTTCCCTGAAGAACATCATCACCAACAATACGGTGAACCATATGTCTTTCAGAACAGGAAAAGATTTTGAATTCGATCCGATTAACGGAACCAATATTATCGCAAGGGAAATAGGATTCAAGCAGACCACGTTCTATAATTCTACCCTTACCGGTACTCATAAAATAGACGCTCTTGGAGGATTTACTGTAAACTGGTACGGAAGTTTCGGAATCCTAGATCAGTATATTCCTTTATTACAGCGTTTACAGTACAATCAATATACTGACCAACCGGGAAGTCCTTATTTAGCGTTGATCTCTAATGGACTTTCTCAGAAGTCAGGAAGTGTTTTCTATTCTACACTAAGCGATTATCTTTATAATGCAGGTGGAGATATCTCTAAAACATTTACTTTATTCGGACAAAAGCAGACGATCAAAGGAGGATATTTATTCCAGGTAAAAGACAGGGTTTACAATTCAAGACCATTCTCAGTACGACTTGAAAGATCTAACCAGGGATTACTTTCTCAACCTTTCGAAACGATTTTCAATCCAGAGAATTTTGGTACTGATGGTAGATTTACTTTTGATGAAATTGCCGGAAACCAATACCGATATATTGCCAACACCATCCTTAATGCAGGATATTTACAGTTTGACAACAACTTCACACCTTGGTTAAGAGCCATCTGGGGATTAAGAGTTGAGAACTTTGACCAGTTGGTAGGAAGCACAAAAAGAAGTGATGACCGTTTTGTAAATACCCGTGTCACAGACTTCTTACCTGCACTTAACCTGACTTTCAAGGTAAATCCAAAAATGAATATTCGTCTTGCCGGTTCACAAACTGTTGTAAGACCTGAGTTCAGAGAGGTTTCTCCTTTAGCATATTATGATTTTGATTTGGGAGCTACTGTCATCGGTAACAAGTCTATTGAAAGAACTAAAATTACAAGTGCTGACCTTCGTTGGGAATTTTATCCAAGAAACGGAGAGATCATTTCCGTAGCAGGTTTCTATAAAAACTTCAAAAAACCAATCGAGTTATATTTCAATCAATCAGGGGTAGGAACGAGTAATACCTTCAACTACCTTAACGTAGATAAGGCTGATGCTTACGGAATTGAAGCTGAATTCAGAAAAAAACTTGATTTTGTAAGTGCACTTAGAAACTTTACATTGGGTGGAAACTTCGCTTACATCAAGAACAGAGTAACGGATGAGGCTACCAAAATCGACAGACCGATGCAGGGGCAGTCTCCTTACACGATCAACCTAAGTCTTCAGTATGATGCTGAAAAATCAGGATGGTCTTCTACTGTTCTTTTCAACATGATTGGAAGAAGAATTCTTTATGTAGGAAATGATCAGGTTCCACCAATCTGGGAAGCTCCAAGACCTCTTTTAGATTTCCAGGTAGCTAAAAAAATCTGGAACAAAAAAGGAGAAATCAAACTTAATATTTCTGACATCCTGAACCGTCGTGCAAAATTCTATCATGATCTTAATGACAACGGTAAATACGACAACAAAGATGCTCTTGCTATAGAAAGAGTAACAGGAACCAATATCAGTTTAACACTGGGATACAATTTTTAA
- a CDS encoding amidohydrolase has protein sequence MQFPYQLKAKGKYSLKNVRLETGFEYDNEEVIGTKTALFSIDIEDGKIKSVLANNPASDAIDAKGYLMLPAFRDMHIHLDKTLYGLPWQALSPKRKTVKDMITYEQKIIPELLKTSVDRAEQLISLQQHYGTHFARTHFNIDPTSGLKSLEHLEQALENKRDSFKAELVAFPQHGVYYTESAPLMKEAAQLKSVGFIGGLDPFSIDGSIEKVMDFTVQLALDHGKGIDIHLHEVGDSGMKTINYLIDKTIENPTLQGKTFVSHAFALGHLSSKETEQIAERLAEGKVGIASSVPFKGTIMPIPTLKKYGVEVLIGNDNVQDYWSTFGSGNMLQKANLIAELYGYATELALSRALQFATQSILPLDEKGKQQWPKAGDEAAIILTDASCSAEAVSRISKIEALMNDGNLFWRS, from the coding sequence ATGCAATTTCCATATCAGTTAAAAGCAAAAGGAAAATATTCTCTGAAAAATGTACGCCTGGAAACAGGTTTTGAATATGACAATGAAGAAGTAATCGGAACAAAAACTGCCCTTTTCAGCATTGATATTGAAGATGGAAAAATAAAATCAGTGCTGGCAAATAATCCTGCTTCTGATGCCATTGATGCTAAAGGTTATCTGATGCTTCCAGCCTTCAGGGATATGCACATTCACCTTGATAAAACATTGTATGGACTTCCCTGGCAAGCCCTTTCGCCAAAAAGGAAAACGGTGAAAGATATGATCACTTATGAGCAGAAGATTATTCCCGAGTTGCTGAAAACGTCGGTGGATAGGGCAGAACAGCTGATCAGTCTCCAACAACATTACGGAACTCATTTTGCAAGAACTCACTTTAATATTGACCCCACTTCCGGATTAAAATCTCTTGAACATCTTGAACAAGCTCTTGAAAACAAAAGAGATTCTTTTAAAGCCGAGTTGGTAGCTTTTCCGCAGCATGGAGTGTATTATACCGAGTCAGCGCCGTTGATGAAAGAGGCTGCACAATTGAAAAGTGTAGGCTTTATTGGTGGCCTTGATCCGTTCAGTATTGACGGAAGTATTGAAAAAGTAATGGATTTTACCGTACAACTTGCTTTGGATCATGGTAAAGGAATAGATATTCACTTACATGAAGTAGGAGATTCCGGAATGAAAACCATCAATTACCTCATCGATAAAACCATTGAAAATCCAACACTTCAAGGCAAAACATTTGTAAGTCATGCTTTTGCTTTAGGTCATCTTTCGTCAAAAGAAACAGAACAAATTGCTGAAAGACTAGCAGAAGGTAAAGTAGGAATTGCCTCTTCTGTTCCTTTCAAAGGAACCATAATGCCTATTCCGACATTGAAAAAATACGGAGTAGAGGTATTGATAGGAAATGATAATGTTCAGGATTACTGGAGTACATTCGGATCAGGAAATATGTTGCAGAAAGCTAATCTCATTGCTGAATTGTATGGATATGCTACAGAACTTGCTTTGTCAAGAGCACTGCAGTTTGCAACGCAAAGCATTCTTCCATTGGATGAAAAAGGAAAACAGCAGTGGCCGAAAGCCGGTGATGAAGCAGCAATCATCCTTACAGATGCTTCATGCTCTGCAGAAGCCGTTTCAAGAATCTCGAAAATAGAAGCCCTGATGAATGACGGGAACCTGTTTTGGAGAAGTTAA
- a CDS encoding helix-turn-helix domain-containing protein translates to MSYHTDHFPILGIQEFSENQLKGCNLLFNELYGARSIDEPHKHDFFIINLFEHGVGSHTIDFTEYQVQDYQIHLVFPDQVHQWVIEKETIGYQLMISRDWFESFLPSLRFSASYYHNHPVINLSKEAFETFRYEFKAIQKVLNEEKIFWELIQKRSELIGLLVSKCMEGAFKDFEMYHSNPIISKFLHLIDEHFKTERSVSFYADKLNISANYLNIVCKKNLNSSASSLIQDRILLEAKRLLKVSEMSVKDIVYDLGFYDHASFSKFFKAQTGMTPSQFKE, encoded by the coding sequence GTGAGTTATCATACAGATCATTTTCCCATTTTAGGAATTCAGGAGTTCAGTGAGAATCAGCTCAAGGGCTGTAATCTTCTGTTTAATGAACTCTACGGGGCACGTTCCATCGATGAGCCTCATAAACACGATTTTTTTATCATCAACCTTTTTGAACACGGTGTAGGATCCCACACGATTGATTTTACAGAATATCAGGTACAAGATTATCAGATTCATCTCGTTTTTCCGGATCAGGTGCATCAATGGGTGATTGAAAAAGAAACCATAGGTTATCAGCTGATGATCAGCAGAGATTGGTTTGAAAGCTTTTTGCCTTCGTTGAGATTTTCGGCTTCCTATTATCACAATCATCCCGTTATTAACCTTTCTAAAGAGGCTTTTGAAACATTCAGGTATGAATTTAAAGCCATTCAGAAAGTATTGAATGAAGAAAAAATCTTCTGGGAACTTATTCAGAAAAGAAGTGAATTGATTGGCCTGTTAGTGAGCAAGTGTATGGAAGGTGCTTTTAAAGACTTTGAAATGTACCATTCAAATCCGATTATTTCCAAATTTCTACACTTGATTGATGAGCATTTCAAAACGGAAAGATCAGTTTCTTTCTATGCAGATAAGCTTAATATTTCGGCAAACTATCTCAATATTGTTTGTAAAAAAAATCTTAATTCTTCAGCTTCATCGTTGATTCAGGATCGTATTTTATTAGAAGCCAAGCGTCTTTTAAAAGTCTCGGAAATGTCAGTGAAAGATATTGTTTATGATCTCGGATTTTATGATCACGCCAGTTTTTCCAAATTTTTTAAGGCACAAACCGGTATGACGCCTTCTCAGTTTAAAGAATAA
- a CDS encoding ankyrin repeat domain-containing protein, which produces MKTLIFLLVFGSLSACEMKHNDHSKENVMAQKSIVDFVKANDITAVKSALNNGADVNTTDKRGRSLLLLATIEKQMEMAKLLVSYKADVNLQDNQLDSPFLYAGATGQTELVALFLENGARFDVFNRYNGTALIPACERGHVETVKVLVKTKGFPINHVNRLGWTALMEAVILGNGSGKYQEIVQILKDHGADLNIPDHSGKTPLQHAESLGFKEIIRILKP; this is translated from the coding sequence ATGAAAACCTTAATATTTCTATTGGTATTTGGCAGTTTGAGTGCCTGTGAAATGAAACATAATGACCATTCAAAAGAAAATGTTATGGCTCAGAAAAGTATTGTAGATTTTGTGAAAGCTAATGATATTACAGCCGTAAAATCGGCTTTAAATAATGGGGCAGATGTTAATACCACTGACAAAAGAGGACGTTCTCTATTGCTGCTGGCAACCATAGAAAAGCAGATGGAGATGGCAAAACTTCTGGTTTCCTATAAAGCAGATGTTAACCTTCAGGATAATCAATTAGACAGTCCGTTTTTGTATGCCGGAGCAACCGGGCAAACCGAATTGGTTGCATTGTTTCTCGAAAACGGAGCTCGTTTTGATGTGTTCAACAGATATAACGGCACAGCTTTGATTCCCGCCTGTGAGCGCGGGCATGTAGAAACAGTGAAAGTTTTGGTTAAAACAAAAGGTTTCCCAATCAACCATGTGAATCGATTGGGTTGGACGGCTTTAATGGAAGCGGTTATTCTGGGAAATGGAAGCGGGAAATATCAGGAGATTGTTCAGATTTTAAAAGATCATGGAGCAGATCTCAATATTCCGGATCATTCCGGGAAAACTCCTTTGCAACACGCAGAGTCGTTAGGATTTAAAGAAATTATAAGGATATTAAAGCCTTAG